The Nocardia sp. XZ_19_385 genome window below encodes:
- a CDS encoding IclR family transcriptional regulator: MSDIEAESQSRSIAAVERAMDVLLLFGRTGRPDLGVTEIANELGLTKAAVHRILTALRNRELITLEPTTRRYALGHAAIALGRAYLARTDLRVMAAPELRRLASLTGETATLSIRRGDTRMYVDQVVPDQELRMEVALGVPYPLHAGSSSKAILAFLRKAEIDEYLDRHELTPFTDATITTPRKLRTELAEIRKRGYAISMGERQIGAASIAAPVLDHDGGVVAALSVCGPLSRFEPRMAECVPLLQKAAGAVSAQMGYSA; encoded by the coding sequence ATGTCGGACATCGAGGCCGAGAGTCAGAGCCGTTCCATCGCCGCCGTCGAACGGGCCATGGACGTGTTGTTGCTGTTCGGGCGTACCGGGCGGCCCGATCTCGGTGTCACCGAGATCGCCAACGAACTGGGCCTGACGAAGGCCGCGGTGCACCGCATTCTCACGGCGCTGCGCAACCGCGAACTCATCACCCTCGAACCGACCACCCGCCGCTACGCCCTCGGTCATGCCGCGATCGCGCTGGGCCGCGCCTATCTCGCGCGCACCGATCTGCGGGTGATGGCCGCGCCGGAACTGCGCCGGCTGGCCTCGCTCACCGGCGAGACCGCCACCCTCTCGATCCGTCGCGGCGATACCCGCATGTACGTGGATCAGGTTGTGCCGGACCAGGAATTGCGGATGGAGGTGGCGCTCGGTGTGCCGTATCCGCTGCATGCGGGTAGCTCGTCCAAGGCAATCCTGGCGTTCCTGCGCAAAGCCGAGATCGACGAGTATCTCGACCGGCACGAGCTGACGCCGTTCACCGACGCCACCATCACCACGCCGCGCAAACTGCGCACCGAACTCGCCGAGATCCGCAAGCGCGGTTACGCGATCTCGATGGGGGAGCGGCAGATCGGCGCCGCCTCCATCGCCGCGCCGGTGCTCGACCACGACGGTGGCGTGGTGGCGGCGCTCAGTGTGTGCGGGCCGCTGTCGCGCTTCGAACCGCGGATGGCCGAGTGTGTGCCGTTGCTGCAGAAGGCGGCCGGTGCGGTGTCGGCGCAGATGGGCTATTCGGCCTGA
- a CDS encoding DUF4240 domain-containing protein yields the protein MSEIPTAADEARFWNLIESAWERVGPELNLLRQGLIGRTSDDDGHVLEGRLKELLGELQALCEGSSAEELTALDRVLERKMYDLDRADVHQVIGGSDDGFLYRRGFIVAMGRDFYDAVTARPETAVRSAECGAMGYFFAHLHNDRFGSFPATGSRITRESMSNPVGWA from the coding sequence GTGAGCGAGATCCCCACCGCGGCCGACGAGGCGCGGTTCTGGAACCTGATCGAATCGGCGTGGGAGCGTGTCGGCCCCGAGTTGAACTTGCTTCGGCAAGGGTTGATCGGCCGGACGAGTGACGACGATGGGCATGTCCTCGAGGGGCGTCTGAAGGAACTGCTGGGCGAATTGCAGGCGCTCTGCGAAGGGTCCAGCGCCGAAGAGTTGACCGCGCTGGACCGTGTGCTGGAGCGGAAGATGTATGACCTCGACCGTGCCGACGTTCACCAGGTCATCGGCGGGTCCGACGATGGTTTCCTGTATCGCCGCGGGTTTATCGTCGCGATGGGCCGAGACTTCTACGACGCCGTGACTGCTCGCCCGGAGACCGCGGTGCGGAGCGCGGAATGCGGTGCCATGGGCTATTTCTTCGCGCACCTGCACAACGATCGCTTCGGGAGCTTTCCGGCCACCGGCTCCCGGATCACCCGCGAGAGTATGTCGAATCCGGTCGGCTGGGCCTAG
- a CDS encoding neocarzinostatin apoprotein domain-containing protein, with protein MKHNAFRLAVLAAAACGGLLAAAPAALAAPTLQLDASTGVAAGQTITVNLEGLDANLAGVAVGQCKPQVVAPTDCNLSGSLMGAADAQGVWQPRAGGRTLTLVGAVGGTDCTTAPGACAISVTSLTNPSQILASVPLTFGAKTAAQPTPAAAAPAAESDNDDSNTGMIVGITGAVVVIVAIAALVLMRRRATTR; from the coding sequence ATGAAGCACAACGCTTTCCGGCTGGCTGTCCTCGCCGCGGCCGCATGCGGCGGCCTCCTCGCCGCTGCCCCCGCGGCCCTGGCCGCCCCCACCCTGCAACTCGACGCGAGCACGGGCGTGGCTGCGGGACAGACGATCACGGTGAACCTGGAAGGCCTCGACGCCAACCTGGCGGGCGTCGCCGTCGGGCAGTGCAAGCCCCAGGTCGTCGCGCCCACCGACTGCAACCTGAGCGGATCGCTCATGGGCGCAGCCGACGCACAGGGCGTCTGGCAACCCCGAGCCGGCGGCCGCACCCTCACCCTCGTCGGCGCGGTAGGCGGCACCGATTGCACGACCGCCCCCGGCGCCTGCGCCATCAGCGTCACCAGCCTCACCAACCCGTCCCAAATCCTGGCCTCGGTGCCCCTGACCTTCGGCGCCAAAACCGCCGCCCAGCCCACTCCCGCCGCCGCAGCACCCGCCGCGGAGTCCGACAACGACGACAGCAACACCGGAATGATCGTCGGCATCACCGGCGCAGTCGTCGTGATCGTCGCCATCGCAGCCCTTGTCCTGATGCGACGCCGCGCCACCACCCGATGA
- a CDS encoding aldehyde dehydrogenase, whose translation MTENTASGSELPGIVDLIDGDWGTPSIDLGVTLEDPATGTEVARAVATSSDRIERALAVADRASGVISPELLDAIADGLEPRLAQLAELDSRATGVPIRQTELLGVIVAGSFRLAAEQLRSGVLRADRDGVRVHRLPLGPALCLVPWNAPAPMAAHKVANALAAGCPVILKVSELTPYSAIVLAEVIAEHVPAGMFQLVQGGVEAGAQLVADPRIKAVSFTGGVAGGRSVATASAPLLRPCQLELGGNNPLVVLPDADTDTAARMAAELLTTLNGQWCRALGRLILPADRTEELVEAIGKRLEALRFGPPLDRDTDFGPLVHSRHARLVRDSLSSRGFQSFGELPDSGNYVAPALLDDDLADEVFGPIAGTVTYDTVEDAVRLANAVPYGLEGYVCGADEERALSVAQEIRAGEVKVNGSSIMSLHLMTPRPAWGWSGLGEEGTEETLRFFTGARVVGVEGRFALHTT comes from the coding sequence ATGACTGAAAACACTGCCAGCGGTAGCGAACTCCCGGGCATCGTCGATCTGATCGACGGCGACTGGGGTACACCGTCGATAGATCTCGGTGTGACGCTGGAGGATCCGGCTACCGGAACCGAGGTCGCGCGGGCTGTGGCCACCTCGAGCGATCGGATCGAACGCGCACTCGCGGTGGCGGACCGCGCATCCGGCGTCATCTCCCCGGAACTGCTCGACGCGATCGCCGACGGGCTCGAACCTCGACTGGCACAGCTTGCCGAATTAGATTCGCGGGCAACGGGTGTGCCGATCCGGCAGACCGAGTTGCTCGGCGTCATCGTCGCGGGATCGTTCCGGCTGGCCGCCGAACAGTTGCGGTCCGGGGTGCTGCGCGCGGACCGCGACGGGGTGCGGGTGCATCGTCTGCCGCTGGGCCCGGCGCTGTGCCTGGTGCCGTGGAACGCGCCCGCGCCGATGGCCGCGCACAAGGTGGCGAACGCGCTGGCCGCGGGCTGTCCGGTGATCCTGAAAGTCAGTGAGCTGACGCCTTATAGCGCGATAGTGCTCGCCGAGGTGATCGCCGAACACGTGCCCGCCGGGATGTTCCAGCTGGTGCAGGGCGGCGTCGAAGCCGGGGCCCAGCTGGTCGCCGATCCGCGGATCAAAGCTGTGTCCTTCACCGGCGGTGTGGCAGGCGGGCGCTCGGTCGCGACTGCCTCCGCTCCCCTGTTGCGGCCCTGTCAGCTCGAATTGGGCGGCAACAACCCGCTTGTTGTGCTCCCGGACGCCGATACGGATACCGCGGCGCGGATGGCTGCCGAACTACTGACCACCCTCAACGGACAGTGGTGCCGGGCGCTGGGACGGTTGATCTTGCCGGCGGACCGGACCGAAGAGCTCGTCGAAGCCATCGGCAAGCGGCTCGAGGCATTGCGTTTCGGTCCGCCGCTCGACCGCGACACCGATTTCGGCCCGCTGGTGCACTCGCGGCACGCGCGGCTGGTGCGGGATTCGTTGTCCAGTCGCGGATTTCAATCTTTCGGGGAACTGCCCGACAGCGGAAACTATGTCGCCCCAGCACTTCTCGACGACGATCTGGCCGACGAAGTATTCGGTCCGATCGCCGGAACTGTCACCTACGACACGGTCGAGGACGCGGTGCGGCTCGCCAACGCGGTGCCGTACGGGCTCGAGGGCTATGTCTGTGGCGCTGATGAAGAGCGCGCTCTGTCGGTGGCGCAAGAGATCCGCGCCGGTGAGGTGAAGGTGAACGGCTCGTCCATCATGAGCCTGCACCTGATGACCCCGCGCCCGGCCTGGGGCTGGTCCGGTCTCGGCGAGGAGGGCACCGAGGAGACACTGCGGTTCTTCACCGGAGCCCGGGTCGTCGGCGTCGAGGGCCGCTTCGCCCTGCACACCACATGA
- a CDS encoding CaiB/BaiF CoA-transferase family protein, with protein MPTGTTTSTGPLADLRVIEMGQLLAGPFCGQLLGDFGAEVIKLESPGSGDPMRQWGREQSQGKSLWWPVVARNKKSVTCNLRDPEGQRLARELIAQADIVIENFRPGTMERWGLGYEQLRESNPGLIMTRVTGYGQTGPYAPRAGYGSIGEAMGGIRYTTGDPDHPPARTGISIGDSLAAVFATIGTLAAVHHRQRTGQGQLVDSAIYEAVLAMMESLLPEYAITGYQRERTGSVLPNVAPSNVYPTAGGDMILIAANQDTVFTRLAGVLGRPELATDARYSTHTARGARMAELDDLIAAWTATADAEELLERLHAAGVPAGRIYTARDMFADPHFAAREAIVKIAHPEFGELPMHNVVPKLSATPGSIRHAGPDLGQHNTDVYCGLLGLDADQLTKLAESGVV; from the coding sequence ATGCCCACTGGCACAACCACATCGACCGGACCGCTGGCCGATCTCCGGGTGATCGAGATGGGCCAGTTGCTGGCCGGGCCGTTCTGCGGACAGCTGCTCGGCGATTTCGGGGCCGAGGTGATCAAACTCGAAAGCCCGGGCAGTGGAGATCCGATGCGGCAGTGGGGCCGGGAACAGTCGCAGGGCAAGTCGCTGTGGTGGCCGGTGGTCGCGCGCAACAAGAAGTCGGTGACGTGCAACCTGCGCGATCCCGAAGGGCAAAGGCTGGCACGGGAACTCATCGCGCAGGCCGATATCGTCATCGAGAATTTCCGGCCGGGCACGATGGAGCGCTGGGGCCTCGGTTACGAACAGCTGCGCGAAAGCAATCCGGGGTTGATCATGACGCGGGTCACCGGCTACGGCCAGACCGGGCCGTACGCCCCGCGCGCCGGGTACGGGTCCATCGGTGAGGCGATGGGCGGAATCCGTTACACCACAGGCGATCCCGATCATCCTCCGGCGCGCACCGGTATCTCGATCGGAGATTCACTGGCCGCGGTCTTCGCCACCATCGGCACCCTCGCTGCGGTGCACCACCGCCAGCGCACCGGACAGGGTCAACTGGTCGACTCCGCCATCTACGAGGCGGTGCTGGCGATGATGGAATCGCTGCTGCCGGAGTACGCGATCACCGGTTATCAGCGCGAGCGCACCGGCTCGGTGCTGCCGAATGTCGCGCCCAGCAACGTGTATCCGACAGCGGGCGGCGACATGATCCTGATCGCCGCCAATCAGGACACCGTGTTCACCCGGCTCGCCGGCGTCCTGGGCCGCCCCGAACTAGCAACCGACGCAAGGTATTCCACGCACACAGCACGCGGCGCTCGAATGGCCGAACTCGACGACCTGATCGCCGCCTGGACCGCCACCGCCGACGCCGAGGAGCTACTGGAACGCCTGCACGCCGCCGGTGTCCCGGCCGGGCGCATCTACACCGCGCGCGACATGTTCGCCGACCCGCATTTCGCCGCCCGCGAGGCGATAGTGAAGATCGCCCATCCCGAATTCGGCGAGCTGCCCATGCACAACGTGGTCCCGAAACTCAGCGCCACTCCCGGCTCGATCCGGCACGCCGGACCCGACCTGGGCCAGCACAACACCGACGTCTACTGCGGCCTACTCGGCCTGGACGCCGACCAGCTCACCAAACTCGCCGAATCCGGCGTCGTCTGA
- a CDS encoding aldehyde dehydrogenase family protein yields the protein MRIQRENPARPREIVGSVPVTPAESVDDVVRVAHQQFREWSGRSLGARLSALGAAADQMDAKRPQLAALLARESGKPVVDCRGEIGFAATYLRWVRDNAAAVLTESVIDDGSGRIVCAPAPYGVVAAITPWNAPIILSALKLGPALAAGNTVVLKPSPLAPLAVSAVAALLPGVQVMHGGPETVRALVTHPLVGKVAFTGGEEAGRSIAAAAGQALTPVVLELGGNDPAVFLDDFTLSPDDYDRLVLASFATAGQVCMAAKRLYIPRGRFDEFIESYLAAARRILTVGDPLDELVTMGPVVSRAATERMTALIADAWNRGGWMLPLAEIPENDGYFVAPTLALDLPDDADLVRLEQFGPAVPVLTYDTEQEALARANNSELGLAASVWSADEDRAFSFATHLEAGFTFINTHNRTGMSLRAPFGGTKRSGFGREYAAEGLREYVQTTVRHAPAAFRAGGPGMAARAYPDPAQSQP from the coding sequence ATGAGAATCCAGCGTGAGAATCCGGCACGGCCAAGGGAAATCGTCGGCTCGGTGCCGGTCACCCCGGCGGAGTCGGTGGATGACGTTGTCCGTGTGGCACATCAGCAGTTCCGCGAGTGGTCGGGACGGTCTCTCGGCGCACGGTTGTCCGCGCTCGGCGCCGCTGCGGACCAGATGGATGCCAAGCGCCCGCAGCTGGCTGCATTACTGGCCAGGGAAAGTGGCAAGCCGGTGGTCGACTGTCGCGGGGAAATAGGCTTCGCCGCAACCTATTTGCGCTGGGTGCGCGACAACGCAGCGGCCGTGCTCACGGAATCGGTGATAGACGACGGGTCGGGCCGGATCGTGTGTGCGCCCGCACCGTACGGCGTGGTGGCGGCGATCACTCCGTGGAACGCGCCGATAATTCTGTCGGCGTTGAAGCTGGGTCCGGCGCTGGCGGCGGGAAATACCGTGGTGCTCAAGCCTTCTCCGCTGGCGCCGTTGGCAGTCAGCGCGGTGGCGGCGCTGCTGCCGGGCGTACAGGTGATGCACGGTGGGCCTGAGACAGTGCGCGCCCTCGTGACGCATCCGCTGGTTGGCAAGGTCGCGTTCACCGGTGGCGAGGAGGCCGGCCGCAGTATCGCGGCGGCTGCCGGGCAGGCCCTCACGCCGGTAGTGCTCGAACTCGGCGGAAACGACCCCGCGGTCTTCCTCGACGACTTCACCCTCTCGCCAGACGATTACGACCGACTTGTGCTGGCATCCTTCGCCACCGCCGGCCAGGTCTGCATGGCCGCGAAACGGCTGTACATCCCGCGCGGCCGCTTCGACGAGTTCATCGAGTCGTATCTGGCTGCCGCGCGACGGATTCTGACTGTCGGCGACCCGCTCGACGAGCTGGTGACGATGGGTCCGGTGGTGAGCCGCGCCGCCACCGAGCGCATGACCGCCCTCATCGCCGACGCCTGGAACCGCGGAGGCTGGATGCTTCCCCTCGCCGAAATACCCGAGAACGACGGCTATTTCGTCGCCCCCACCCTCGCCCTCGACCTGCCCGACGACGCCGACCTGGTGCGCCTGGAACAGTTCGGCCCCGCCGTCCCGGTCCTCACCTACGACACCGAACAAGAGGCCCTGGCTCGCGCCAACAACTCCGAACTCGGCTTGGCTGCTTCGGTCTGGTCCGCCGACGAAGACCGCGCCTTCTCCTTCGCCACTCACCTCGAAGCCGGATTCACCTTCATCAACACCCACAACCGCACCGGCATGTCCTTGCGCGCCCCGTTCGGCGGCACCAAACGCAGCGGCTTCGGCCGCGAGTACGCCGCAGAGGGCCTGCGCGAATACGTTCAAACCACAGTGCGACACGCACCGGCCGCATTCCGCGCAGGCGGACCCGGCATGGCTGCCCGCGCCTACCCGGACCCAGCCCAGTCCCAGCCCTGA
- a CDS encoding isochorismatase family protein, producing MKDLTEDARSAGYGTPLGPGERPAVLVIDVCAAYLVDSSPLRAPVEDAVRAAATVVHQAREAGYPVLFTRVSYRPGTSEGGLFRRKVPTLDVFEEGNPLADFLEDPAPLPGESVITKQYPSAFHGTALAANLTAAGIDTLLITGLTTSGCVRATATDALQHGFRPLVVADACGDRDPRLHEANLFDLNAKYADVIDLEAALKVLR from the coding sequence ATGAAGGATCTCACCGAGGACGCGCGCAGCGCTGGCTACGGCACACCCCTGGGACCTGGCGAACGCCCCGCCGTGCTGGTGATCGATGTCTGCGCCGCCTACCTGGTGGACAGCTCCCCGCTGCGCGCACCGGTGGAGGATGCGGTGCGTGCCGCCGCCACGGTCGTTCACCAGGCACGAGAGGCGGGGTATCCGGTCCTCTTCACCCGCGTCAGCTACCGCCCGGGTACCAGCGAGGGCGGCTTGTTCCGCCGCAAAGTGCCGACCCTCGACGTCTTCGAGGAAGGCAACCCCCTAGCCGACTTCCTCGAAGACCCGGCCCCGCTCCCCGGCGAATCCGTGATCACCAAGCAATATCCGAGCGCCTTCCACGGCACCGCCCTGGCGGCCAACCTCACCGCCGCCGGTATCGACACCCTGCTGATCACCGGCCTCACCACCAGCGGTTGCGTCCGCGCCACCGCGACCGACGCGCTCCAGCACGGCTTCCGCCCACTGGTGGTCGCCGACGCCTGCGGCGACCGCGACCCGCGCCTGCACGAGGCGAACCTCTTCGACCTCAACGCCAAATACGCCGACGTCATCGACCTCGAGGCAGCGCTGAAAGTCCTGCGCTAG
- a CDS encoding acyl-CoA dehydrogenase family protein, with translation MIGARLVEDMTDAERARAQRVESVLPALREAAEEADRTATFPPSHVALLREAGLLGLVVPEKFGGLGGGLRDLAAATFAMGTACPSTALAYFFHNTSASRGLLPLEAIDAGLFADDEVPMVRAFAEKVLTRMADGVWLANFASESVKTAKANITIATTARKVDGGWILQGEKSFGCATGVADYYLTSAKLEGYDTAEGLATFFVPRDAPGVSTRAPWDGLGMRATANNGIRLDEVFIADDEALAVPGAFTKMLTMSRGSFVGNQLAIAAVYTGCAQRVYDETLAATTRKTFADTGEPIASSPVHQVLIGEMTRQLQTAYLWLRYQLDIETVEPPIKPKQEVFTQWRLGKGAVTEACFQVALGGLKAGGTSAASMSGVAGRALRDLAMGLVMTFPSERGMLEVARIITDAKANELFAPAPQVAGGRAANHAPTPEVAR, from the coding sequence ATGATCGGCGCACGACTCGTCGAAGACATGACCGACGCCGAACGGGCCCGCGCCCAACGGGTCGAGTCGGTCCTGCCCGCACTGCGCGAAGCCGCCGAGGAGGCCGACCGCACCGCCACCTTCCCGCCCTCGCACGTGGCGCTGTTGCGCGAGGCCGGGTTGCTGGGCCTGGTAGTGCCGGAGAAGTTCGGCGGCCTAGGCGGCGGCTTGCGCGACCTGGCCGCCGCCACCTTCGCGATGGGCACCGCGTGCCCGTCCACGGCACTGGCCTACTTCTTCCACAACACCAGCGCCTCGCGTGGGCTGCTGCCCTTGGAGGCGATCGACGCGGGGTTGTTCGCCGACGACGAGGTCCCCATGGTGCGCGCCTTCGCCGAAAAGGTACTCACCCGCATGGCCGACGGCGTGTGGCTGGCCAACTTCGCCTCCGAGTCGGTGAAGACCGCCAAGGCGAATATCACCATCGCCACCACCGCCCGCAAAGTCGACGGCGGCTGGATTCTGCAGGGCGAGAAGTCATTCGGCTGCGCGACCGGCGTCGCCGACTACTACCTGACCTCGGCAAAACTCGAGGGGTACGACACCGCCGAGGGGCTGGCGACGTTCTTCGTGCCGCGCGACGCCCCAGGCGTGAGCACCCGCGCGCCGTGGGACGGGCTCGGTATGCGGGCCACCGCCAACAACGGCATCCGGCTCGACGAGGTGTTCATCGCCGACGACGAAGCCTTGGCGGTGCCGGGCGCGTTCACCAAGATGCTCACCATGAGCAGAGGCAGTTTCGTCGGCAACCAGCTCGCCATCGCAGCGGTTTACACCGGGTGCGCGCAGCGGGTCTACGACGAAACCCTGGCCGCGACAACCCGGAAGACGTTCGCCGACACCGGAGAACCCATCGCCTCCTCTCCCGTGCATCAGGTGCTCATCGGCGAGATGACCCGGCAGTTGCAGACCGCCTACCTGTGGTTGCGCTACCAGCTCGACATCGAAACCGTTGAGCCGCCGATCAAACCGAAGCAGGAAGTGTTCACGCAGTGGCGGCTCGGCAAAGGTGCGGTCACCGAAGCGTGCTTCCAGGTGGCGCTCGGCGGGCTCAAAGCCGGTGGTACATCGGCGGCTTCGATGAGCGGAGTCGCCGGGCGGGCGCTGCGGGACCTGGCGATGGGCCTGGTCATGACGTTCCCGTCGGAGCGCGGAATGCTCGAGGTGGCGCGAATCATTACCGACGCCAAGGCTAATGAGCTGTTCGCGCCCGCGCCGCAGGTAGCTGGCGGCCGCGCCGCCAACCACGCACCGACGCCCGAGGTCGCGCGGTGA
- a CDS encoding Dabb family protein — MSTLTHVVLMKFHDRVDAQKAAKLLTGLQDSVPEIQSLTVTLDELDTPVSYDLFMTTTHASETELAAYQKHPAHREIAEWLVPRLAHRAVVDYRG, encoded by the coding sequence ATGAGCACCCTCACACACGTGGTGCTGATGAAGTTCCACGACCGCGTCGACGCCCAAAAGGCAGCGAAACTACTGACCGGACTGCAGGATTCGGTCCCGGAGATCCAGTCCCTCACAGTCACCCTCGACGAACTCGATACCCCCGTGTCCTACGACCTGTTCATGACTACAACCCACGCGTCCGAAACGGAACTGGCTGCCTACCAAAAGCATCCGGCCCACCGCGAGATCGCCGAATGGTTGGTACCCCGGCTGGCGCATCGTGCGGTGGTCGACTATCGAGGGTGA
- a CDS encoding flavin reductase family protein, protein MDPTYLRTVLAQWASGVVVVTTLREGGGRHGMTASSFTSVALEPPLVSVCLATGSTTCRSVRRSGVFAVNMLGHDHEEIGRRFATPGDADDRFAVGQWDTATTGAAVLADAVAWVDCVVAACHPAGDHTIVLGLVQDAAAPRPAPPLIYHDRTYYEGIAR, encoded by the coding sequence GTGGATCCGACGTATCTCCGTACCGTGCTCGCGCAATGGGCCAGCGGCGTCGTGGTCGTCACCACGCTGCGCGAGGGCGGCGGCCGGCACGGCATGACCGCCAGTTCGTTCACCAGTGTGGCCCTGGAACCGCCGCTCGTCTCGGTATGCCTGGCCACCGGCAGCACGACCTGCCGGTCGGTCCGGCGCAGTGGAGTTTTCGCTGTCAACATGCTCGGCCACGATCACGAGGAAATCGGCCGCCGCTTCGCCACCCCCGGCGACGCGGACGACCGGTTCGCGGTGGGGCAGTGGGACACCGCGACCACCGGGGCGGCCGTGCTGGCCGACGCGGTCGCCTGGGTGGACTGTGTCGTCGCCGCCTGCCATCCGGCCGGCGACCACACCATCGTGCTCGGCCTGGTCCAGGACGCGGCCGCACCCCGGCCCGCGCCCCCGCTCATCTATCACGACCGCACCTACTACGAGGGGATAGCCCGATGA
- a CDS encoding NAD(P)/FAD-dependent oxidoreductase, whose protein sequence is MTAVVVVGAGPVGLTAALTLARRGVHVTVLEQGDKLATESRASTFHPPTLEMLADLGVLEPLLSQGIIASTFQYRERGGGEIATLDLSVLAADTAYPFRVQCEQSRLTPILLSALPAHVHVRFGSRVEGLYPNEDGVIVHTARGPVVADWVIGADGAHSAVRRALGAGFDGSTYPERFLVASVDEDLAAALPGIAPINYVFDPDEWLVLLRTPAHWRVLLPTPADTPDDDELARLPDRLAAVADLGRPWRLLHASLYQVHQRITESFRVGRVLLAGDAAHVNNPLGGMGMNSGIHDAVHLANALADVLDGGPESELDAIAARRRTVAIEHVQRTSHDNWERLRGHDASYHNHLSDLAADPAAARTYLRRACLLDSLENQR, encoded by the coding sequence ATGACTGCCGTGGTCGTGGTCGGCGCGGGGCCGGTCGGTCTCACAGCCGCCCTGACCCTCGCCCGCCGCGGAGTGCACGTCACCGTCCTGGAGCAAGGCGACAAGCTGGCCACCGAATCCCGGGCGTCGACCTTCCATCCGCCCACCCTGGAAATGCTGGCCGACCTCGGCGTGCTGGAACCCCTACTGTCGCAAGGCATCATCGCCTCGACCTTTCAGTACCGCGAACGCGGCGGCGGTGAAATCGCCACCCTCGACCTGAGTGTGCTCGCCGCCGACACCGCGTATCCGTTCCGTGTGCAGTGCGAGCAGAGCAGGCTCACCCCGATCCTGTTGTCCGCCTTGCCCGCCCACGTCCACGTTCGTTTCGGCTCCCGAGTGGAGGGCTTGTACCCGAACGAGGACGGGGTGATCGTGCACACCGCGCGCGGCCCCGTAGTCGCCGACTGGGTGATCGGCGCCGACGGCGCACATTCGGCGGTGCGGCGCGCACTCGGCGCTGGATTCGACGGCAGCACTTACCCGGAACGGTTCCTGGTCGCCTCCGTGGACGAGGACCTGGCCGCCGCGCTGCCCGGGATCGCCCCCATCAACTACGTGTTCGACCCGGACGAATGGCTGGTGCTGCTGCGCACCCCCGCGCACTGGCGCGTACTGTTGCCCACCCCCGCGGATACTCCGGACGATGACGAATTAGCTCGTCTCCCAGACCGTTTGGCGGCGGTTGCCGATCTGGGGCGGCCGTGGCGACTGCTGCACGCCTCGCTCTACCAGGTCCACCAACGCATCACCGAAAGCTTCCGCGTCGGCCGGGTCCTGCTCGCCGGCGACGCCGCCCACGTCAACAACCCACTCGGCGGCATGGGCATGAACAGCGGCATCCACGACGCCGTCCATCTGGCGAATGCCTTGGCAGACGTTCTCGACGGCGGCCCCGAATCCGAGCTCGACGCCATCGCCGCCCGCCGCCGCACCGTCGCCATCGAACACGTCCAACGCACCAGCCACGACAACTGGGAGCGCCTGCGCGGCCACGACGCGAGCTACCACAACCACCTGAGCGACCTGGCCGCCGATCCCGCAGCCGCCCGCACGTACCTGCGCCGAGCCTGCCTGCTCGACTCCCTGGAGAACCAACGGTGA